One segment of Hemibagrus wyckioides isolate EC202008001 linkage group LG05, SWU_Hwy_1.0, whole genome shotgun sequence DNA contains the following:
- the LOC131353447 gene encoding uncharacterized protein LOC131353447: protein MEEQGVGKKEELDWVLLGDVEIDMVLQRGMDEDEVLEGTIDVGKGQSHILEERVYMGRDQTLEGVGVGQFQHEILESSNDVVKAQNDVLDGGMDVIKVQAVVLEDGSDKDKFQGKILEDSVDRDKVRDKVLDGGMEVNKIEDKGGVEVDKFLEGGLDMDQVRVLEGSMDADKIQDEILKGGVEMDKFQHKVLKHDVDHSPEDNFVKGNVDVTEIYDTVVEDSVERVIDEVPEKAVAIDKVRNKMEDNVDMGKTLDEALKGSVNINENGWELKEAHGTVLEDNVNMEVLNARQRMDSLRCHVRITTRHNLQLRMANHTARDVYVRLLGHGERITGSGKEAYDDYEEDNLLLDTSLIIVDLY from the coding sequence ATGGAGGAGCAGGGAGTGGGGAAGAAGGAGGAACTAGACTGGGTTTTGTTGGGAGATGTGGAGATAGACATGGTTCTACAAAGAGGaatggatgaggatgaggttctggAGGGTACTATAGATGTTGGCAAGGGTCAGAGCCATATACTGGAGGAGCGTGTTTACATGGGCAGAGATCAAACTCTTGAAGGTGTGGGAGTGGGTCAATTTCAACATGAGATTCTGGAGTCAAGTAATGATGTGGTCAAGGCTCAAAATGACGTTCTGGATGGCGGTATGGATGTCATCAAGGTCCAAGCTGTGGTTCTGGAGGATGGTTCTGACAAAGACAAGTTTCAAGGCAAGATTCTGGAGGATAGTGTGGATAGAGACAAGGTTCGAGACAAGGTTCTGGATGGTGGAATGGAGGTGAACAAGATTGAAGACAAAGGTGGTGTTGAAGTGGACAAGTTTTTGGAGGGAGGTTTGGACATGGACCAAGTTCGAGTTTTAGAGGGTAGCATGGATGCAGACAAGATTCAAGACGAAATTCTAAAAGGTGGTGTGGAGATGGACAAGTTTCAACACAAGGTTCTGAAGCATGATGTGGATCACTCACCTGAAGACAATTTTGTAAAGGGCAATGTCGATGTGACTGAGATTTATGACACGgttgtagaggacagtgtggaAAGGGTTATAGATGAAGTTCCGGAAAAGGCTGTAGCCATAGATAAGGTACGAAACAAGATGGAGGATAATGTCGACATGGGCAAGACTCTAGATGAGGCTCTGAAGGGCAGTGTGAACATAAATGAGAATGGTTGGGAATTGAAGGAAGCTCATGGAACGGTCCTTGAGGACAATGTGAATATGGAGGTTTTGAATGCCAGGCAGCGGATGGACAGCCTGAGATGCCACGTGAGGATCACCACACGTCACAATCTGCAGCTGCGCATGGCCAATCACACGGCTCGGGATGTGTATGTGAGGCTGCTCGGCCATGGGGAACGAATCACAGGAAGTGGTAAGGAAGCATATGATGATTATGAGGAGGATAATCTCTTACTGGATACTAGTCTCATCATTGTTGATTTGTATTAG